The stretch of DNA GAGCCTCCGGGAGAGgtcggccgcggcgaggcgccACTGCTCGCCGTCCCCCGCGTTGCCGGGCCCTCCCGAGGCCGAcgtcgccgacggcgacgagcgCGGGGTGGAGCGGCGCGTGAGGGAGACGAACAGCGAGCGGATGACGGCCCCGGGCGACGCCGGCGCGAGGGCCCGCTGCTTGAAACGGCAGTCGGAGCAGGACACCGCCgcgtcggcgccgtcgccgcccttgGCCCCGCGGGGCGTCTTCTTgctggccccgccgccgccgtggtggagCGGCGTCGGGACGTGCGCGTACTTCTTGTCCGCCTTCTCCGGCGCCGCCTTCGCGCCGCCCCGCTGCTGCTTCGGCTCGCTGGAGGCCTGACGGCGCATTGCGCGGCGAACAGCTCAACCACTCAAGCACGACAAAACCGTCGTGACTAGGCGAGAGAAGGGAGGGAGGCGCGCGCACTTACGACGGTGGGGAAGGCAGGGGGAGGGGACGGGGACGAGACCATGGCCACCGCGGACGATGGAGCGCGCTGCCCGCGTGCTACGAACAGCTCTCTGCCGCGACGCCCCTCTCCTGACGGGGATCCGACTAGGGGTTTTCTCGGGTTCTGGCGAACTCGGGGTGGAGTGGCGGGGGTGGTGCCGGTTGCCAGTGCCCGTCCCGTCCCCTTGCCCTGCGGTGGGTGGTGGCGACGTCGCGATCGTGCTGCGGCCTGtggggcggcggtcggcggtcCGGTGCTGGTGGTGCTCCCGCGTGGGACGTCGTTTTTGGCAGCTCGCTTCGGCCACACGGGGATGAGGTGAGGGGGATGGGGCGCGGCGCGGGACTTGAATGCCGGTCGGGTCGGGGTCGGTGGCAACTGATGCGTGGTTAATGCCCTGCCCCCCCTTCCTGTTCGAGCATGTTCGGCTCATCGTATAAATAGTATAGAACTTGTAGAATGAATAATATTTTATGAGAGAAAATAAATTGAGACAAGCCAAGCCTAAATAATCCGAACAGCCGATTCCTCTCTCGTCCTCTCCCTCGGAATCTTGATTAGTGCTCAAGTACTGTCTCGAACTGGAGTCACAGGAAGTGATTTTGGTTTTGCTTCCCCTTTTCCATGTTTTTCCTTTGGTCTAGTGATCCAGATCCCCTCGggctctcctgctctctcctggCTTCTTGGAGGGATGTGGGCATGGGCAAAGGCGAGTAGGCTGTTGTCCGCTCGTACTACTACGCTTCATGCTCCCTCGCACCGTGACTGTCACACCCTCCAATCACACTCGCACCGAAGCATCTGTCGGACATGAGCACACTACTCTGTACAGTACGTGCTACGGCGACTTGCATCTTGCGTGTTCTACTGCTCCGATTACGGATACTACTGCTCATCCACGTCGTGCGTAGGGCGTCATGAGCCCGGGAGCTCGATCTGGATCGGAGACACGATCCGTAGCCCGTGCGACGAAGTGAATGCCACCACTTGTCCCTTCCGTGCTCCGCGACGTACGGCGATACCAGGTCGCCGACCGGGTTGGGTTCTCTGTTGTCTCTCGCGGCAGATTTTGCAGCGCGCAAGGAAGGAGCCAAGGACGACCTCTGCGAACGACTCGCGCAGTCTGATTGCGGTTCCAAGTCAAAGGGCGCAGCAGTTCGTCAGGCGCGCCAGAGAGAGGGCCAAGCCAGCAGCGCTGTTGGGGTTGGGGGCCCAGCGGCCAGAGGTACGTTCGACTGTGACGGCCAAATGGTAAAACTCGCTGTTTTCgccggaggacgacgacgagcctgACTGATGCGTACATTTGACGACGTAGGGGCTCCGGCTGATTAACGCATACGGAGAAATCGTCAGGATTAACGCATCACCAGACGACTTTTGCGAGTGCTGTACCTGTGGCTGAAATCAATGAACCGGCACTGTCATTCTCCGGTGGCTGCTACTGGTACGCACCGTGACACCGTATGAATTGAAAGGTCCTTGGATTCGTGTAGCTTGTAGTACGCGATAGCTGCGAGTCCCGGACGGCTGAACCTGACATCTTTCTATCAGCAATTACTGCGTTTGCCACTCTAGACTCTAGAGAAGAGACGTCGTGGCGCGAGACACAGGTGAAGTGATCGAAAGGTTCTCCTTAATTTTGAATGGGATGGGCACTGCTGCGTGCACGTCTTGATCTTGATCGCCTCTCCAGTCGTCCCCACTCAGAGCACATTTAATTTGCACCAAACGAGGATGTAggagagtttcatgcagtaaatTTGCACCTCTGGTGTAAATTGTAGATGTCGTGGCAAGTTCACAGGGAGAATGGGAGGTCCCGTGATATGCCACCAAGTCGGTGCTCGAAGATAAACGTACTGTACCGTCGTCGTCTGCACGCTCTTTCGTACGGGTACTGCACGCTGATCAGCAACCGGCAGTCCGGCACGCCTGCACGCCGGGCAGCAGGTTGAAGGCCGCCCCTCCGCCTCCGGTGTCTCATCAGGCACGAATCACTCAGCCAGAACAGCACCTGCCCCTTTTACCAGCGGCCACTGCCAGAGTGCCAGGTACAGAGCGCCCCGTCCTCTCAGTAAATGCGCACGCGAGGTACTCCGACGtacgggggccggcggcggcggctcctctcTATCCACGTTAGCTGTTAGGCGCGCCGCCGGGGGAGGAGCGCGACTAGAGAGGGGGGGCTCACCGCACGCCGGCGTACGCGCGTTGCTCCCCGACGCTTCCGGAACTGGGAACGGGGGAGGAGAACGCAGGGAATGGCCagaacgcggcggcgcagccaccataccgtccaccccttggaTCCACCGTATCCGTTGGATCGTATATGTGAGGCCAGGATTAGCGTTGGTAATTGCTCACGGGCCGAGGCTGGCCGGCTCCCttcgtctccctccggcctcTGCTCGAGTGCTCGACCGCTGGTTCCCCCTCGAGGCCTCGACGACAAGCTGAGCTCCCCGGAGGGCCgggaggcggacggcggacgGCGCAGGGGGTTGGTGGTGCTTGCGGCCGGATACACCAGCGGCCAGCGGGACAAAGCCTCGTCCCGACCGACAGACAGACAGGCCGCTGTATTCAGATGCAGAGCGAGGGCAGCGATACAGATAGCTACGTacaggcgcaggcgcaggcacagGTTGGACGAGTACTGAAGGTCTGGCACCTAGCCTGTGTCTGCGCCTGTACGTTGCTGCAACGATCGGCGGATCACATTCATGCCCGTAGGCCGCAGGGACGGGTACAGTGCGTGGCTACCCCGGCCACCGCGAAAGCGCACTGCCCGCAGGCCAGCAGCGCATGCTTCACCAGGCGGATCGAGGACCAGCAACCAGATCGATATCGGGATGCAAAAGCCACACGCAGCGAGCCAGATCGCAAACAGTTGTGTGGGCACTGGGCACTTTTACGGATCGAAACAGGGCACACCGAGAGCAGCGTGGCTAACATCCATCATATCTGAAACAACCAGTCTCTTCTGAACCTGACATTTAATCATCTCTCGAGTGTCAAGAACAAGACCGATACACAGTGGTCTGCAGTCAATTTTCTTTGTCATCGGTTTTAAACAAATCAGGAGTAGCCGGGTCATCACCAGGGTTcacaaccggtcaaaccggtccggaccggttccggtttgggccggtatcaaaccggtccaaattcaaaattcaaaattaaattaaaaaaatgaaaaattaccaaaaaaattctaaaaatacttcaaggtgcgacgaatctaatggtgtcaaattttctcaaaaattcgttcatttagtatagtttgcggggatttgaagttaaacaaaaaaaacatgcatacaaaagtatacaaatacaatataaaagtagtataaaaaagccttagagggttcatttaggctaaaacatgttatacaaacattcatttagtatactttgcgggcatttgaatttaaatcaaaaaagaaaaaaatttgaatttggcgggttaccagtcaaaccgatcggtaaaccggtcaaatcgaccggtataccggtacgaaccgtttGCACAGAagattttaaattcaaatttgacttcaaccggtttggaccggtttccggccaaaccggtccggtataccggtaccggaccccgccggtttggccggaccggtcggtaacgTAACCCTGGTCATCACAAGGGCATGAAGCTGATCCGCTTGAGGAGGCAGAAGTAGGCGAGGAGTCGGTAGGCGAGCGCCATGGCGAGCAGGATCCAGACCTCGCGCATGCTGCCGTCGAGGTCCACGGTGTCGAACGACGGCGACGACTGCAACCGCCGGCACCCGCCGCGGCTGCCGCAGTCGTACGTCAGGTTCCCGTGGTACTGCGCCTTGAGCAGCAGGTTGAACCCGTAGTGCATGAACGACACGTACTTGAGCCACCGGATGAATTTGGGGATGTGCTGCACGTAATAGCCGCCGGTGAGCAGGAAGAGCATGAGCACCAGCGACGCCATCACCCCCGCGCGCTTCACGCTCAGGATGGCCGCGCCCAGCAGCTCCCCGGTGCCCTGGCTCGTGAACACGATCAGCAGCGTGGCGAGCAGCGTCAGGAAGAAGCACGGCACCGTCCGCCGGAGGTCGGCCATGAAGTAGAGGATGGCCATGAAGAGCACCGGGTAGACGACATGCGGCACGGCGTCGCACAGCGTGCTGCTGGCGTAGTAGGCGCTCAGCCGGTACATGTCCGCCTTGCGCTCCTTCACCAGGTACAGCTTCTCGAACGGGAACACGTAGACGGAGCCGAacagcgacgacgacgtccAGAAGATGCAGATGTAGAAGATGAGCCCCACCTGGTCGCGCAGCTGGGCCTCGTTGCCGGTCTTGGACTTCCAccagaggaggccgaggaggagcgccacgCCGACGGCCTGCGCGAGCCGCATCTTGTCCAGGTAGTCGGAGGCGCGCTCCCTGAACGTGCGCCGGGACAGCACGGCGAACTGCTGGAACCACCCGATGCCCCGCCGATCCTTGCGCGCCCGCACCGCCAACCGCAACTGCTCCGTTGGCAgcgtcctcctcgccgccgcctcggcgccaccggctgcggcggcggcggacctgtacttgagctgcaggtgccggatGACATGGGACCTGAACTCCTGGGGGTCCGGCGAGCCGCGCAGCGCCTCGGGGACGCTGatgtcgtcgaggttgcccgtGGCTAGGTCCAGCAGGAACTCGGCGGGGTTCATGGGGATCTCCGGGACGAACCCCAGCGAGGAGAAGTGGTGCATGCAGTCCCGGGCCTTGCCGTGGTAGATGACGTGGCCGTCGGAGATGAGCAGCAGCTTGTCGAACATGTGGAACATGCGGCTCGACGGCTGGTGGATCGTCGTGATGATCGTCCTGCGCGTCTGCAGGGATCCAAGACGTACTAACGCGATCAAATGCGCGTCGATCGTCGGCGGCTTTGCGCGCAGAGATGAAGCGTACCTTGGCGAGGCGctggaggatgaggatgagcttGCTCGCTGACGTGGAGTCGAGCCCAGAGGTGGGCtcatcgaggaggaggagcgatgGGTCGACGAGGATCTCGTACCCGATGCTGGTCCTCTTCCTCTCGCCTCCTGACACCCCCCTCACGAACGCTCCGCCGATCTTGGTGTGCCGGCACCTAAACCACACGATCGATTCTCACAACTCATTCGATCAACATTCATATCATACATGTGAATTAAATTCAATTTTAAAAAGTAGCAGGCATGCGAtgatgaacaaaaaaaaaatccgtgCCAATCTGGTAAACAAATGTAGCGGTGATGGAGCAAGCAACCTTTCTAGATTCAGCTCTGTGATGATGGCGTCGACCCTGTCGCGCTTTTGCTGCTTGGACATGCGAGCAGGGAGCCTCAAGAACGCGGCGAACACGAGGGTCTCCTCCACCGTTAGCTGTGGGAAGAGGACGTCGTCTTGAGTCACAAATCCAATCCTACAGGAATGCCGaaaatgaagaaaaataaagtaagaaaaaaaatatatcggTGATAATTTCCTGAGATTTTTTTTACAGTTTTACCTTTTCTTGAGATGGGGGTTGTAGGGGGTGTCATTGTAGGTAATTTGGCCCTTGATGCCACCACTGAGCCTGCCTCCCAGGATCTTGAGCAAAGTGGTCTTGCCACTGCCAGATGGGCCCATCAGCGCCAGGATCTCACCAGGGTCCACACTCCCCGCAATGCCCTTGAGGATgtgtttgctgctgctgctgccctgatCCACCCTCATATGGGATGCAAAGGCCACTCTTGCAGCTGTGAGGGGGTTCTTCAAAGTCATCTTCACTCTGTACTCAACATTCTCAAACTGTATTTTGCCCCCAAAATAAAAGGTTCAGTTTTAACATCACCCACCGTGAGTTATTTCTACATCTAGCAATTTCTTATGCACCATAAACATGAGCGCGTTATGGTAAAATAAGCACCTTGAGGAATATTGGAAGAGGGCCATCTTTCGTTGGCCACAGATGCTCCTCCTCCACGTCGGCCTCGGCGTCTCCATTGCCATGTGAGGAAGGAGGAAGATGGTGGCGCTCCACGATGGACATCTCCATCCTCTGCTCATCGCTGATCTCCATTGTTCCCTCTAGAGAGAGGGAGTTGTTTCAGAGAGAAAGTGAATCATATGGCACCCCTCTTCTTTTTTACGAAGTGATGGGTAATAAGAGGTGTGTCAGCTTAGGTAACTACTAGCAACCAAGATCATGCCTACTTTGTTGTAATTATTATGTTTGCGTTGTTTGGTTCTTAATTTTTACCCTGTTTGGTGACCCACAATCTTTCTAAGGGGCTCTGGACGAGAGAACCTTCCACTCCATTGGATATAACAACTACTGACAGTTCAACATTACCTGTTGCTGTTTTGATTCAACTTCACGTCATTTCGGTGTATTTGGTTAGAGGAAATTAATAGTAAGGAATGTAAGTTTAAAGGTACTACTAGATTGGTTCTCCgaaaagaacagtaggtaaatTTCCATACCCTGCTTCTCTTGAGCTGCCCAAGGTCACCATGCTAATAGTCTTAGATCTCTGCCATGATTAGCCTTTTCACCTTTGCAGTTTGTGCAGTCCGGCAAAATATCCAAATTCCATTGCCAAGTCATAGTTTTTTTAAAGAAGGAAGGTGTATGTTAATTCACTAAGGTTTCTCCAAGAGTTCCTAAAAAATACTTCCCAAATCTTGTTCTTTGCCAACTCCCAAAATAGGTatggggagagaaaaaaaatccatctccaatagttccctATTTTTACTCTTAAAAATGAGAAGTTTGTGACCCCACAAGGAAAATTCCGCGAGAAACGTCGCGGGGAAGGGCGATCGTGAGCCGTGAGGGGTGTGTTTTTACGCAAAAGAGAGCCTAATTTACCAATTGTTAGGAGATGAGGAATTAGGATGGAGAACTATTGGAGAGTATTTTTtaactttttttcaaaaaaataaagatggggaagagaaatagagaactcttggagatgctaagGTCTTCTTTGAATTGGTAATTGCCAGCACCCATCATCTGTGGTATGAAACAACCAATCATCCAAAACCGACACGATCTTCCAAGAACAGTTGCAAGAAAAACTGATGATACACGTTGCATTGCTCTGCAGCCTTTTTTTTCGATGGTTAACAATTAGAAACATCGACAGGAACGGAAATAGAAGTAGCTAGGTCATCACAAGGACGTGAGGCTAATCCGCTTGAGGAGGCAGAAGTAGGCGAACGCCACGGCGAGTGGAGCTGGACCCCGAGCCAGCTGGGCTCTGCTTGTTCTGGCTCATTAGCCTAACGagctagctcggctcggctcattaACGGAACGAGCAAGGTTCAGATCGGCTCGTTAATAGTTCGAGCTAGCTTATTATGCTCGCGAGCCAGATGTAGATTTAAGACTACCACATTAGCAatatataaaatttaaaaaatatagcAATCATAAAGTTTCAAACTTCTAAAATTTACCATGAATGGCACATGCACAAGCTGCAACCGATCAAACATTTACTGATTACGTTAATCTAACTTTTAGACTTCAACAATATAATGATAAAATTATAGAACAGGAGCTAGCAGTAGAGACTTGAGTTTTAGCTCAGCCATAAGTACTGCAGTAGCAGTATGCATATCGTGATAAAAGGAAATAACAGATGTATTCTTGTCCTTTGACCTCAGTTCTATTGCAACAATAAAAAATGGACTCAATGTCCATTTCACCATCTCTCATCTGAATGTTGTAGACACATGCTAAGTTTTAGTCACAATCGAATATGACTCGGCTCCCAATGCTGAGCGGTCTATATCTTGGTCAGCTCGTGAGCTGCTTGCAGGTTGGCTCGAGCTAGCTTGTTATCGAAACAGGCAAAAATAGTTGCTCAGCTCGTTAAAATATTCACCGAGCCGAGTCGAGGTGAGCAAcaatcgagccgagcaagccaACTCATGAATTTTGAGCTCGGCGTCCAGCCCTAATGGCGAATATGATCCAGACGACTCTTGCATTTGAATGATTATTTGCGTGCATGTCCCATGTTATTATGATTCATGAATTGGCTATTTTGTTTTGAGCACCATGTCTTATATGCATGTAATGTACGTGGTTCTTCCGATCTGCAGCACGACCGACGATCCGTCACCGTCGCGGGATACAGATCGGTCACAAGGGGACGGGCGATGACACAAGATCCCGCAAGGCAACAGAGACCTCGCTTAGCTTGctggccccggccccggccgtgGACGAACGAGGACCACCACACGTGACCAGTCTTCCTCCGGCAGTCCACGGCTCCACGCGCCACCGAACACCGAACGaacgcggccggcgggcggcccCGGCCCCCTCGCGCAAACAGGCAAGGCATGGCATTGGTCTCCCAATCCCATGACCCTTTTCTTCGATCATGGCATGCACGCAAACAGCTAGCAGAGCACGCCGGGCCGGTGCTCGACTGCTCGCAGTTCATGGACGAACCCGGAGCCGGCAGAGAGGCAAGCAGGCCAGAGCGCACTAGTGCGATTTGTCAGCGGCAGTGCCTGAGCCTGACTGCCCGTGTCCTGTAGGCTGTAGGTAGTGGACGTGGACTCGGCAGAGCGGACGGTCGCTgctgccggcgagcggcgtcgcCTGTGCTCGTGTCCCCGCGTTTGGCTTTCCTCGCGCCAGTCCaaaccgccgccacctcctcgccgtcgtcctGACGTTGCTGGTTTTGCCCACGGGATGACACGGGGAGTAGCCGTGCAGGCTACTAGGCTGTAGGCCGGGTGGATCTCGCCATCTTGGCGTCTTGCAGCGCAGTCCAAACTCCAGATTGGAGCTAGCTTTGCTtacccttgtttagttgcaaagtttaaaatttcaaaaaaaaaattcgacaTCTGCatagagacttaaatctagacggaaaaaaaaaacgcattgcacagtttgcctgtaaatcgcgagacgaatctaatgaacctaattagaccgtaattagacgctaaattgctgcagtaatgctacaataaacaacctctaatgatggactaattaggctcattaaattcgtctcgcgatttacagacgagttttgtattttattttgtgattagtctatgtttagtacttcaaatatagaaaaatactcttttaaaaattttatagGAGGCAACTAAATAAGGCCTTAGCCTTTTTCCGTTGTGAAGAAGCCAAGAAGGGGCCTCAGCTCTCCTCGCTGCCACTGCCATGCATGGCGTATGGCAAGCATGGACCGGCTAATTTcatgtatgaaatattaaatgaaatctatttgtaaaaaaatttcagagatgagtgtaaattttcacgacgaatctaatgatgataattaattcataattgactacagtgatactacaataactatcctctaatcacgcggttaaagacctcattagattcatggAATTAGTTTTACAAACTCCCTTCATTTAATACTAATAATTAATTGTCAAAGTTGTCTAGTACAACTAGTACTAGATAACCGAACAGCCACGGAGGGCCAAGTTTGCGACTCCCGAGTCGACCACATGGCGCGTGACTCACATCCACAGGACGCTGGTCCAGGTGCGCATGTGTCGCACTGTCGCCCTGCTCTTTTGGAAGTACACAGGGCCAGGCCAAGGCCAAGGAACGGCGTTTCTGAAAAcaattttgagttttgacaAGGCCGATATGGACCATGCTCAGAAATGATTGCGTTCAAGTAGGAAGCTTTTGGGAGGCACTAGATAACCGAGTCAACTGAATGATAGCGGAACTGGCACGTCACGGTGCGTCGGTGCCGGTGCGGCTTGTCATGTCAAGAGACCGTCGGTACAGTCGATGGTGAGCTTTGGCCTTTGGTTGGGTCCCCTGTGTCCCTGTACTCCTTGTACCAGAAAGCATAATCATGTGTTTATCTTAAGCCAGACCGTCTAActaatttttagaaaaaaatacatTTTACTTCCCTCAACAATCACTTTGTCCACTTAATCCCTTAATCCCTGAACAAAATTTTGACAATTTACTTTCCCAAATTATTTCAATTGGCCCAATTTACCCCTACTGAGATTTCTTTGCGTACAAGTAAAATTTTAACTTCAAATTTAGCAATGTAGTAACTTATAAAATGATGCCTTGTGCTACAAAAATACTTTCATGCAGAATTGTATTTCTGTGATAAATTTTGCGTTAAATGTTTCCAACCTACGAAAATAACAAGAAAAATTCTCAGTGTATTTTAACATAGGGCACCATGTTCTCTACCCATTcacaaaatttgaacttaaaatttaatttgtacacagagaaataaaaaagagaaatatCATTACGGGTAGATTGGACTAATTGGAATTGTCGCAGAATAAATACTCGGTTGGACTAGTTGGTGAGGGAGTAAAATGGTATTTTTCCTACGTTTtgtataaaataaaaatatttattttactaAATATGCATCATTATATTCACCATGAAAGTTACTTAACAGTGATATTTTATTTTCTAGAAACTTAATCAAACTTCAAACTTTAATGGTTATACTTAGACTGAAACTAGAATGAT from Panicum virgatum strain AP13 chromosome 9K, P.virgatum_v5, whole genome shotgun sequence encodes:
- the LOC120653014 gene encoding ABC transporter G family member 26-like, encoding MEISDEQRMEMSIVERHHLPPSSHGNGDAEADVEEEHLWPTKDGPLPIFLKFENVEYRVKMTLKNPLTAARVAFASHMRVDQGSSSSKHILKGIAGSVDPGEILALMGPSGSGKTTLLKILGGRLSGGIKGQITYNDTPYNPHLKKRIGFVTQDDVLFPQLTVEETLVFAAFLRLPARMSKQQKRDRVDAIITELNLERCRHTKIGGAFVRGVSGGERKRTSIGYEILVDPSLLLLDEPTSGLDSTSASKLILILQRLAKTRRTIITTIHQPSSRMFHMFDKLLLISDGHVIYHGKARDCMHHFSSLGFVPEIPMNPAEFLLDLATGNLDDISVPEALRGSPDPQEFRSHVIRHLQLKYRSAAAAAGGAEAAARRTLPTEQLRLAVRARKDRRGIGWFQQFAVLSRRTFRERASDYLDKMRLAQAVGVALLLGLLWWKSKTGNEAQLRDQVGLIFYICIFWTSSSLFGSVYVFPFEKLYLVKERKADMYRLSAYYASSTLCDAVPHVVYPVLFMAILYFMADLRRTVPCFFLTLLATLLIVFTSQGTGELLGAAILSVKRAGVMASLVLMLFLLTGGYYVQHIPKFIRWLKYVSFMHYGFNLLLKAQYHGNLTYDCGSRGGCRRLQSSPSFDTVDLDGSMREVWILLAMALAYRLLAYFCLLKRISFMPL